One genomic segment of Penaeus chinensis breed Huanghai No. 1 chromosome 13, ASM1920278v2, whole genome shotgun sequence includes these proteins:
- the LOC125031791 gene encoding probable G-protein coupled receptor No18 has protein sequence MTISRLPENETLTNLVESDLNVSGLEEETLLSGGIYDFELAMPVWEIVVTVVSLGVIIIFTIIGNVLVILSVFTYRPLRIVQNFFIVSLAVADLTVAVFVLPFNVAYSIIGKWVFGIHLCQMWLTCDIMCCTASILNLCAIALDRYWAITDPINYAQKRTVKRVMIMIGLVWSISVIICLPPLFGWNDWPDVFTSDTPCILTQEKGFVIYSSSGSFYCPLLIMTMVYIKIFTATRRRLRERAKASRLNQLPNSGKVRLTKEEDSAVSENGQNGYNDTSTKNLVQKKKRKKRKTGKGQPSPATPTLAPPPIAETSDLSNPKDEASPLDEKKGADVIVRVNPKDGSQIHQFIEEKQKISLSKERRAARTLGIIMGSFVVCWLPFFLMYVILPFCSTCPVPNDKIINFIVWLGYINSSLNPVIYTIFNLDFRRAFAKILRCPNTTAL, from the coding sequence ATGACGATATCAAGACTTCCCGAAAACGAGACTCTCACGAACCTCGTGGAGTCCGACCTCAACGTCTCCGGTCTCGAGGAAGAGACGCTGCTCTCGGGCGGAATCTATGACTTCGAGCTGGCGATGCCCGTGTGGGAGATCGTGGTGACCGTCGTCTCCCTcggcgtcatcatcatcttcaccatcatcggcAACGTGCTGGTGATCCTGTCCGTGTTCACGTACCGGCCGCTGCGAATCGTGCAGAACTTCTTCATCGTATCGCTGGCCGTGGCCGACCTGACGGTGGCCGTGTTCGTGCTGCCCTTCAACGTGGCCTACAGCATCATCGGCAAGTGGGTGTTCGGCATCCACCTGTGCCAGATGTGGCTCACGTGCGACATCATGTGCTGTACGGCCTCCATTCTCAACCTGTGCGCCATCGCCCTCGACCGCTACTGGGCCATCACGGACCCCATCAACTACGCGCAGAAGCGCACCGTCAAGCGCGTCATGATCATGATCGGCCTCGTGTGGAGCATCAGCGTCATCATCTGCCTGCCGCCGCTGTTCGGCTGGAACGACTGGCCCGACGTGTTCACCTCCGACACACCCTGCATCCTCACGCAGGAGAAGGGCTTCGTCATCTACTCCTCCTCGGGCTCCTTCTACTGCCCGCTGCTCATCATGACCATGGTCTACATCAAGATCTTCACGGCCACGCGGAGGCGGCTGCGGGAGCGGGCCAAGGCCTCCAGGCTCAACCAGCTCCCAAACAGCGGAAAGGTCAGGCTTACCAAGGAGGAGGACTCCGCCGTGAGCGAGAATGGCCAAAACGGTTACAATGACACCAGCACGAAAAATCTGGTgcagaagaagaagcgaaagaagaggaagacaggcaAGGGCCAACCCTCCCCTGCGACACCAACCCTCGCCCCGCCTCCCATTGCGGAAACCTCGGACCTGAGCAATCCGAAGGATGAGGCCTCCCCACTCGATGAGAAGAAAGGTGCAGACGTTATTGTCAGAGTCAACCCGAAGGACGGCAGCCAAATCCACCAGTTTATCGAGGAGAAGCAAAAGATTTCTCTGTCCAAGGAGCGTCGAGCTGCCCGGACGCTGGGCATCATCATGGGCTCCTTTGTGGTGTGTTGGCTGCCCTTCTTCCTGATGTACGTGATCCTGCCCTTCTGCTCCACGTGTCCGGTGCCCAACGACAAGATCATCAACTTCATCGTGTGGCTCGGCTACATCAATTCCTCCCTCAACCCGGTCATCTACACCATCTTCAACCTGGACTTCAGGAGGGCCTTCGCCAAGATCCTGAGATGCCCCAACACCACAGCTCTGTAA